From Lytechinus pictus isolate F3 Inbred chromosome 6, Lp3.0, whole genome shotgun sequence, the proteins below share one genomic window:
- the LOC129263740 gene encoding store-operated calcium entry-associated regulatory factor-like, with protein sequence MKASIVVCSVFIVSLTGVIEAAFGFGKSDQVRLEDISVLTLKHGKMTTGRRSSPVKQLQCVGGSAAHAFTPQVVQCYNRGSDGYDVQWECKTDMDNAYRFGQIEVICEGYSSPDDEYILKGSCGLEYTLEYTKEGMNQKNSGGSYHSYHDNDDGSYDNYYNQSRQKSWKADWLFLAIVAVLMYVIYRTCIASTPTESGTAGSDDGYPGQRGTGFGPGGGGGAPPPPGFRDDGYSGGSCSGTQGHSSGNTRGAGTGGGGLGGGGFWTGAAAGGLLGYLFGGNRNRGYGYGGYGRPRYGYTAPRYNSGFSSGWGSSSRSSGFSGFGGGGSSGTRTASGFGGTRRR encoded by the exons ATGAAGGCGTCGATTGTGGTCTGCTCCGTTTTCATCGTGAGTTTAACAGGTGTGATAGAAGCAGCATTTGGCTTTG GAAAGAGTGACCAAGTGCGGCTGGAAGACATCTCGGTACTAACCCTTAAACATGGGAAGATGACGACGGGAAGGAGATCAAGTCCTGTAAAACAG ctTCAATGTGTTGGTGGTTCCGCTGCCCATGCGTTCACCCCACAGGTAGTCCAGTGTTATAACAGAGGATCCGATGGGTATGATGTTCAG TGGGAATGTAAGACAGACATGGATAACGCCTATCGCTTTGGTCAGATCGAGGTCATTTGCGAAGGATACTCCTCACCAGACGATGAATACATTCTCAAAGGATCGTGTGGC CTGGAATACACACTTGAATACACAAAGGAAGGTATGAACCAGAAGAACAGTGGAGGGAGCTATCACAGTTaccatgacaatgatgatggatCCTATGATAACTACTATAACCAAAG CCGGCAGAAATCTTGGAAGGCAGATTGGTTGTTCCTGGCCATTGTTGCAGTCTTGATGTACGTTATCTACAGAACCTGCATTGCCAGTACACCCACTGA ATCGGGAACCGCTGGCAGCGATGACGGTTACCCAGGCCAGAGAGGTACAGGATTTGGGCCAGGGGGTGGTGGAGGCGCACCCCCTCCACCGGGCTTCAGGGACGATGGGTACTCCGGAGGCAGCTGTAGCGGTACCCAAGGGCACTCATCGGGGAACACCAGGGGCGCAGGGACCGGTGGAGGGGGTCTTGGTGGGGGTGGATTCTGGACCGGTGCTGCTGCTGGGGGTCTGCTTGGGTACCTCTTTGGTGGAAACAGAAA tcGTGGCTATGGATACGGGGGCTACGGCAGGCCGAGGTATGGCTACACTGCTCCAAGGTACAATAGTGGATTCTCCTCAGGCTGGGGAAGCAGTAGCAGGAGCAGCGGTTTCTCAGGGTTTGGTGGTGGGGGAAGTTCAGGCACAAGAACTGCTTCAG GTTTTGGTGGGACGAGACGACGATGA